A single Triticum dicoccoides isolate Atlit2015 ecotype Zavitan chromosome 2A, WEW_v2.0, whole genome shotgun sequence DNA region contains:
- the LOC119358102 gene encoding uncharacterized protein LOC119358102, producing MTNACLRRAGGEIADDILRDVFGRLPSYQDLLRCAATCKRWRRLVTDPAFLRRIGLWPQTARHPSILAGVFYQNACPAGKPRPKHGHPPEFLNLQLGGAHSDTTFNSFVHGAHLTFASLVDNDDGLFDLARPLASRRGLLLVSILLPTMFHDMRGTGARDKIQLAVCRPVVDKQRSLLPLLSFDLTGSLDWHLTGCALLTDEDRGVIDSLDQPRQRSWFQVLLTYTGDNGIIYVYMYSSATDTWSTPTKFCQASQLIRCGPFAGVVTHNTVHWLYKDRTSFYTLNVNAITTDVSLTKILIHVEACRQWGRVLFPCVSGEGKLSFVSMRNHGILVLWTKQEQDDGGYGREASSGGWLGSDLINLGSKDEINNVFYAERRGAMLIERCGGSFFTIDLKSKEKASIDIKGEEMEPHKGYCRFPMYDCSSTWCNGVYGRRRFDFITPVLYEMDWVFDRGMLSTSDQRQDEDGLSQ from the coding sequence ATGACCAATGCGTGCTTACGCCGCGCCGGCGGCGAAATCGCGGACGACATCCTCCGCGACGTCTTCGGGCGCCTGCCGAGCTACCAGGACCTCCTCCGCTGCGCAGCCACGTGCAAGCGATGGCGCCGCCTCGTCACCGACCCGGCCTTCCTCCGACGCATCGGCCTCTGGCCGCAGACGGCGCGCCACCCATCCATCCTCGCCGGGGTCTTCTACCAGAACGCGTGCCCCGCCGGTAAGCCCCGCCCGAAACACGGACACCCTCCGGAATTCTTGAACCTTCAGCTTGGCGGAGCACATAGTGATACTACCTTCAACTCGTTCGTCCATGGTGCGCATCTCACCTTTGCCTCGCTGGTCGACAACGACGATGGTCTCTTCGACTTGGCGAGGCCACTCGCATCGCGCCGTGGTCTTCTTCTCGTGAGCATCCTGCTGCCTACCATGTTCCACGACATGCGCGGTACAGGCGCCCGTGATAAGATCCAGCTGGCGGTATGCCGTCCTGTGGTCGACAAGCAGCGCAGTCTTCTTCCATTGCTTTCCTTCGACCTAACTGGATCTTTGGACTGGCACCTCACCGGCTGCGCACTCCTTACCGACGAGGACCGTGGTGTCATtgattctttggatcaaccacgacAACGGTCGTGGTTTCAAGTGCTCTTGACCTACACCGGCGACAATGGGATCATATATGTCTACATGTACTCCTCTGCCACGGATACTTGGAGCACGCCCACCAAGTTTTGCCAGGCTTCACAACTCATCAGGTGTGGACCATTCGCCGGCGTTGTCACCCATAACACCGTGCACTGGTTGTACAAGGACAGGACTAGTTTCTACACGCTCAATGTAAACGCTATCACCACGGATGTCTCTCTGACCAAGATCCTGATCCACGTCGAAGCTTGTCGACAGTGGGGGCGGGTGTTGTTTCCGTGTGTCTCCGGGGAAGGAAAGCTTTCGTTCGTGAGTATGCGGAACCATGGCATATTAGTGCTCTGGACCAAGCAAGAACAAGATGACGGCGGCTATGGCCGTGAGGCTAGCTCGGGAGGGTGGTTGGGCTCCGACCTGATAAATCTAGGAAGCAAGGACGAAATAAACAATGTCTTCTACGCAGAGAGGAGAGGTGCCATGCTCATCGAGCGGTGTGGTGGTTCCTTTTTCACCATTGATCTCAAGAGCAAGGAGAAGGCGTCCATTGATATCAAGGGCGAGGAAATGGAGCCTCACAAGGGATATTGCAGGTTTCCAATGTATGATTGTAGTAGTACTTGGTGTAACGGAGTCTATGGTAGAAGACGGTTCGATTTCATCACACCAGTATTGTACGAGATGGATTGGGTGTTTGACCGTGGCATGCTCTCCACCTCTGATCAGAGGCAAGATGAAGACGGTTTAAGTCAATAA